The following proteins are encoded in a genomic region of Catellatospora sp. TT07R-123:
- a CDS encoding GMC oxidoreductase produces the protein MDSYDVIIIGTGAGGGTLARHLAGSGKRILLLERGDWLPREPANWSAADVFIDNRYISADTWYTGDGKPFQPQVHYFVGGATKLYGAALYRLRREDFGQLQHHDGVSPAWPITYDQIEPYYTLAEQMYQVHGTRGEDPTEPPASAPYPFPAVSHEPRIQQLSDDLAAAGYNPFHAPCGIRLTETNMPYSVCVRCASCDGFPCPLHAKSDAEVFGVRPALQQPNVELLTHAEVVRLETNAAGTAVTTVVVDHEGHEERYSADIVVLSAGAANSAKLLLASATDQHPRGLANGSDQVGRNYMFHDSQAVLALSKEPNPTVFQKTLGVNDFYFRGPDFDYPMGNIQMIGKSQPDMFRGEKPLATKLAPTWALADVARHAVDFWLSTEDLPLPENRVTLSSDGNIKLTYRNSNPTAADRLYRQLKSMLGHLGMHSGHLIHRFAYMKSDIPIAGVAHQAGTCRFGTDPNSSVLDANCKAHELDNLYIVDTSCFPSIGAVNPALTAMANALRVGDHLLQRLGVQSVATTAGGPDQAR, from the coding sequence GTGGACAGCTACGACGTCATCATCATCGGCACCGGGGCGGGCGGTGGCACGCTCGCCCGGCACCTGGCCGGGTCGGGCAAGCGCATCCTGCTGCTGGAGCGCGGCGACTGGCTGCCCCGCGAACCGGCGAACTGGAGCGCCGCCGACGTCTTCATCGACAACAGGTACATCTCGGCCGACACCTGGTACACCGGGGACGGCAAGCCGTTCCAGCCGCAGGTGCACTACTTCGTCGGCGGCGCCACCAAGCTGTACGGCGCCGCGCTGTACCGGCTGCGCCGCGAGGACTTCGGCCAGTTGCAGCACCACGACGGCGTCTCCCCGGCCTGGCCCATCACGTACGACCAGATCGAGCCTTACTACACCCTGGCCGAGCAGATGTACCAGGTGCACGGCACGCGCGGCGAGGACCCGACCGAGCCGCCCGCCAGCGCGCCCTACCCGTTCCCGGCGGTGTCGCACGAGCCGCGCATCCAGCAGCTCTCCGACGACCTGGCCGCGGCCGGGTACAACCCGTTCCACGCCCCGTGCGGCATCCGGCTCACCGAGACGAACATGCCCTACAGCGTGTGCGTACGGTGCGCCAGCTGCGACGGGTTCCCGTGCCCGCTGCATGCCAAGTCCGACGCCGAGGTCTTCGGCGTACGCCCCGCACTCCAGCAGCCCAACGTCGAGCTGCTCACCCACGCCGAGGTGGTGCGGCTGGAGACGAACGCGGCCGGAACCGCCGTGACCACCGTGGTCGTCGACCACGAGGGGCACGAGGAGCGCTACAGCGCCGACATCGTGGTGCTGTCTGCCGGTGCCGCCAACTCGGCCAAGCTGCTGCTCGCCTCGGCCACCGACCAGCACCCGCGCGGGCTGGCCAACGGCTCCGACCAGGTCGGGCGCAACTACATGTTCCACGACAGCCAGGCTGTGCTGGCCCTGTCGAAGGAGCCCAACCCGACCGTGTTCCAGAAGACGCTGGGCGTCAACGACTTCTACTTCCGCGGGCCCGACTTCGACTACCCCATGGGCAACATCCAGATGATCGGCAAGTCGCAGCCCGACATGTTCCGCGGCGAGAAGCCGCTCGCGACCAAGCTGGCCCCGACCTGGGCGCTGGCCGACGTCGCCCGGCACGCCGTCGACTTCTGGCTGTCGACCGAGGACCTGCCGCTGCCCGAGAACCGGGTCACGCTCAGCTCCGACGGCAACATCAAGCTCACCTACCGCAACAGCAACCCGACCGCAGCCGACCGGCTGTACCGGCAGCTCAAGTCGATGCTGGGCCACCTGGGCATGCACTCCGGCCACCTGATCCACCGGTTCGCGTACATGAAGAGCGACATCCCGATCGCGGGCGTGGCCCACCAGGCGGGCACCTGCCGGTTCGGCACCGACCCGAACAGCTCCGTGCTCGACGCGAACTGCAAGGCCCATGAGCTGGACAACCTGTACATCGTGGACACCAGCTGCTTCCCGAGCATCGGCGCGGTCAACCCGGCGCTGACCGCGATGGCCAACGCGCTGCGCGTCGGCGACCACCTGCTGCAACGCCTGGGCGTCCAATCCGTCGCCACGACCGCGGGCGGTCCGGACCAGGCCCGCTGA
- a CDS encoding sugar MFS transporter → MASRTEGLVVDVAGVVQGIVLVTIPAASTIFTDPAEYGLSTSRYGAMFLPQVVLAITASLVGAWLSRRWGTKPVYLTGLACSLLSMALLLASIPVMHQAAAYPLLLAATAALGAGFGLTVPALNSLAAAFHPGSVDSAVLVLNALLGLGTALAPVFVALFVGLGFWWGLPVLSTLLLVGLLLVSLPLAMRTAATPAATDGRAAVPARFWVYAGFAVAYGVCETVNGNWATLDVTGSLGASATVAALSLTAFWAMVTLGRVGFAAAQSVIGPRTVYHSLPFLLAAVFVLIALLPAGQPALAVLAFAMAGIGCSALLPLTISFGQSELAGFSGSVAGGVIAFYQLGYGIAAFGVGPVLAAGITLPTVYAVTSLIALLLGLLSFAVARRAPSPTTLHPRPNPHHAH, encoded by the coding sequence ATGGCCTCGCGCACCGAAGGGCTGGTCGTCGACGTCGCGGGCGTCGTGCAGGGCATCGTGCTCGTCACCATCCCGGCGGCGAGCACCATCTTCACCGACCCGGCCGAGTACGGCCTGTCCACCAGCCGCTACGGCGCCATGTTCCTGCCGCAGGTGGTGCTGGCCATCACCGCGTCGCTGGTCGGGGCGTGGCTGTCGCGGCGCTGGGGCACGAAGCCGGTGTACCTGACCGGCCTGGCCTGCTCGCTGCTGTCCATGGCGCTGCTGCTGGCCAGCATCCCGGTGATGCACCAGGCCGCGGCGTACCCGCTGCTGCTGGCCGCGACCGCGGCCCTGGGCGCCGGGTTCGGGCTGACCGTCCCGGCGCTGAACTCGCTGGCCGCCGCGTTCCATCCGGGCAGCGTCGACTCGGCGGTGCTGGTGCTCAACGCGCTGCTGGGCCTGGGCACCGCGCTGGCGCCGGTGTTCGTGGCGCTGTTCGTCGGGCTCGGGTTCTGGTGGGGCCTGCCCGTGCTGTCGACGCTGCTGCTGGTCGGGCTGCTGCTGGTGAGCCTGCCGCTGGCGATGCGCACCGCGGCGACCCCGGCGGCCACGGACGGGCGCGCGGCGGTCCCGGCGCGGTTCTGGGTTTACGCGGGCTTCGCCGTCGCGTACGGCGTCTGCGAGACCGTCAACGGCAACTGGGCCACCCTCGACGTCACCGGCAGCCTCGGCGCCTCGGCCACCGTCGCCGCGCTGTCGCTGACCGCGTTCTGGGCGATGGTGACCCTCGGCCGGGTCGGGTTCGCCGCCGCGCAGAGCGTGATCGGCCCCCGGACGGTGTACCACAGCCTGCCGTTCCTGCTCGCGGCCGTGTTCGTGCTGATCGCGCTGCTGCCGGCCGGGCAGCCGGCGCTGGCGGTGCTGGCGTTCGCGATGGCGGGCATCGGCTGCTCGGCGCTGCTGCCGCTGACCATCAGCTTCGGCCAGTCGGAGCTGGCCGGGTTCTCCGGGTCGGTCGCGGGCGGCGTCATCGCGTTCTACCAGCTCGGGTACGGCATCGCCGCCTTCGGCGTCGGCCCCGTGCTCGCGGCGGGCATCACCCTGCCCACCGTGTACGCGGTGACCTCGCTGATCGCCCTGCTGCTGGGCCTGCTCTCGTTCGCGGTAGCCCGCCGCGCCCCCTCCCCCACCACCCTCCACCCCCGCCCCAACCCCCACCACGCCCACTGA
- a CDS encoding polysaccharide deacetylase family protein: MFLPNRGLSRTAIALGALSLALGAASPAAAHPQATADIVDTARGNGDTVSFTFDDGPNPADTLRLLDVLRRHHVKAVFCLWGDHVVEHPDVVRRIVAAGHTLCNHSMHHDDLSVLTPAQIEADLAETSAAIRRAVPGARIPYFRAPFGAWGQAPEVAARLGMQPLGWRLAITDWEPPGTDVLVQRLRDGITPGAVVLMHDGGGDRSQTVDAVDRVIPELRAQHWRFTLPQPPGHAA, from the coding sequence ATGTTCCTGCCGAACCGGGGCCTGTCGCGCACCGCGATCGCGCTGGGCGCGCTCAGCCTCGCGCTCGGCGCGGCGAGCCCCGCCGCAGCCCATCCTCAGGCCACCGCCGACATCGTCGACACCGCGCGCGGGAACGGCGACACCGTCAGCTTCACCTTCGACGACGGCCCGAACCCGGCCGACACGCTGCGGCTGCTCGACGTGCTGCGCCGCCACCACGTCAAGGCGGTCTTCTGCCTGTGGGGCGACCATGTCGTCGAGCACCCCGACGTGGTGCGGCGCATCGTCGCCGCAGGCCACACCCTGTGCAACCACAGCATGCACCACGACGACCTCAGCGTCCTGACGCCGGCGCAGATCGAGGCGGACCTGGCCGAGACCAGCGCCGCGATCCGCCGGGCGGTGCCGGGCGCGCGCATCCCGTACTTCCGCGCCCCGTTCGGGGCCTGGGGGCAGGCGCCCGAGGTCGCCGCGCGCCTGGGCATGCAGCCGCTCGGCTGGCGGCTGGCCATCACCGACTGGGAGCCGCCGGGCACCGACGTCCTGGTGCAGCGGCTGCGCGACGGCATCACCCCCGGCGCGGTGGTGCTGATGCACGACGGCGGCGGCGACCGCAGCCAGACCGTCGACGCCGTCGACCGTGTCATCCCGGAACTGCGCGCCCAGCACTGGCGCTTCACCCTCCCGCAGCCCCCCGGCCACGCCGCCTGA
- a CDS encoding polysaccharide deacetylase family protein produces MSSVRPLRRRALAALTTAAAVAAGAVAVLAAASPSAAANTCSAGYVALTYDDGPIAGSTTNLINALTSNGVRATFFDIGQKAQANPSLVQAQKNAGMWIGNHSWTHPHLTQLSTAQITSEISQTQQAIQQATGTAPKLFRPPYGETNATLKSIEAQYGLTEVLWSVDSQDWNGASTAQIVQAASTLTNGGVILMHDGYQTTVNAIPQIVANLNSRNLCAGMISTATGRAVAPDGTTPPSASPSPGGGGGSCTATYRETQRWGDRFNGEVTIRAGSTAITSWTATVTVHAPQKVSTVWNGSPSWDSSGNVMTVRPSGNGSLPANGSTTFGFTVMANGQWAAPTVSCRTP; encoded by the coding sequence ATGTCATCCGTACGACCTCTGCGCCGCCGCGCGCTCGCCGCGCTCACCACCGCTGCGGCCGTCGCCGCGGGCGCGGTCGCGGTGCTGGCCGCAGCCAGCCCGTCGGCGGCCGCGAACACCTGCAGCGCCGGGTACGTCGCGCTCACCTACGACGACGGCCCGATCGCCGGCAGCACCACGAACCTGATCAACGCGCTCACCTCGAACGGCGTCCGTGCGACGTTCTTCGACATCGGCCAGAAGGCACAGGCCAACCCGTCCCTGGTGCAGGCGCAGAAGAACGCGGGCATGTGGATCGGCAACCACAGCTGGACCCACCCGCACCTGACGCAGCTGTCCACCGCCCAGATCACGTCCGAGATCAGCCAGACCCAGCAGGCGATCCAGCAGGCCACCGGCACCGCTCCCAAGCTGTTCCGGCCGCCGTACGGCGAGACCAACGCGACGCTGAAGTCCATTGAGGCGCAGTACGGCCTCACCGAGGTGCTGTGGAGCGTCGACAGCCAGGACTGGAACGGCGCCAGCACCGCCCAGATCGTCCAGGCCGCGAGCACCCTGACCAACGGCGGCGTCATCCTGATGCACGACGGCTACCAGACCACGGTCAACGCGATCCCGCAGATCGTGGCGAACCTGAACAGCCGCAACCTGTGCGCGGGCATGATCTCCACGGCGACCGGCCGGGCCGTGGCCCCCGACGGCACCACCCCGCCCAGCGCCAGCCCGTCGCCCGGCGGAGGCGGCGGCAGCTGCACCGCCACCTACCGGGAGACGCAGCGGTGGGGTGACCGGTTCAACGGCGAGGTGACGATCCGCGCCGGGTCGACCGCGATCACCAGCTGGACCGCGACCGTGACGGTGCACGCGCCGCAGAAGGTGTCGACGGTGTGGAACGGCAGCCCGAGCTGGGACAGCAGCGGCAACGTGATGACGGTGCGCCCCAGCGGCAACGGCAGCCTGCCCGCCAACGGGTCCACCACGTTCGGGTTCACGGTCATGGCCAACGGCCAGTGGGCCGCGCCGACCGTTTCCTGCCGTACCCCCTGA
- a CDS encoding tetratricopeptide repeat protein, which yields MAVEFTLLGDVTARCGGQPLDLGHARQRCVLAVLLVEAGHSVSADTLTERVWAGPTRERRAALYSYLSRLRTVLADGGSRIERGRSGYRLAVDRDALDLHRFHHLVGQARAAAGPGALDLFEQALALWTGPALTGLDTPWLNGVRETLHQQQRAAELDRNDVALGCGQHARLLPRLTAAADAHPLDERIAAQLMHALSRSGRPADALAHYRLIRRRLADELGSDPGAALARVHRQLLRGDREQPAPAPAPRRIPAQLPLDVNGFSGRQDLLHRLDRLRAEADAHPTAMYVATLSGNAGVGKTTLAVHWAHRVLAHFPDGQLYANLRGYDPTHSPTPAGEAVQRFLEALDVPAARIPADHDAQVSLYRSLLAERRVLVVLDNARDADQVRPLLPGSPTCMAIVTSRDELPGLIVSEGAYPLRVAPLTAADAELLLAARLGPGRLRADQAGVQEIVARCGGLPLALAIVAARAATHPDFDLSVFAAQLRDDGPGLTGWSADDTAVDIRSVFWLSYHRLSPAAARLFRLLGRRPWHDLTAPAAANLADLPLGRIRPLLAELAQASMISQHKPGRYTIHDLMRRYAAELAAAEDTAADGAAADRRLLDYHRYTATRADSQLTRHVRPTAATVPPAPVTVPEPTGHEQAVAWLRAERANLLAALAHAADTGDDARYVGIAAGLAYLLHSDGPWDQAVDVHTAAVAAATRLGDGVAQAAALLDLAVIRYLTGDYATATALLERALRQCLTGGDRLGEANVRSYLGMVRQLTGDFPEAAQAAADALRIYRDLRDSLGEAGAYTNQGVVQYLVDDYAAADRSLTEALGRYRVLGHRLGEAHALLNLGNVRQLSGDYPGAAQVLEQALGRYRELSSLLGEANALTYLAELHRMTGEHDAAVHAARQALSVFRELGNRLGTANVLTCLGDVHRQAGDPNAALTALREALGIYRDMGDRYGEATSLACLGRAWSGLGTFAEAQPALDQALATFQDLGDRLGEAEVRNSLGELHRAAGRPRQGREQHELALRPAAEVDSRVERARGQEGAGRCALDLGDAGAAREHLRAALALYAELGSRDASRIAAELAQLAPA from the coding sequence ATGGCGGTGGAGTTCACGCTGCTCGGCGACGTCACCGCCCGGTGCGGCGGGCAGCCGCTCGACCTCGGGCACGCCCGGCAGCGGTGCGTGCTGGCCGTCCTGCTCGTCGAGGCCGGTCACAGCGTCTCCGCCGACACCCTCACCGAGCGGGTCTGGGCCGGACCCACCCGCGAACGCCGGGCCGCCCTCTACAGCTACCTGTCCCGGCTGCGTACCGTGCTGGCCGACGGCGGCTCGCGCATCGAACGCGGCCGCAGCGGCTACCGCCTGGCCGTCGACCGGGACGCCCTCGACCTCCACCGGTTCCACCACCTGGTCGGCCAGGCCCGCGCCGCCGCCGGACCCGGCGCGCTCGACCTGTTCGAGCAGGCCCTCGCCCTGTGGACCGGACCGGCGCTGACCGGGCTGGACACCCCCTGGCTCAACGGCGTCCGCGAGACCCTGCACCAGCAGCAGCGCGCGGCCGAACTCGACCGCAACGACGTCGCCCTCGGCTGCGGCCAGCACGCCCGGCTGCTGCCCCGGCTCACCGCCGCCGCCGACGCGCATCCGCTCGACGAGCGCATCGCCGCACAGCTCATGCACGCCCTGTCCCGCAGCGGCCGACCCGCCGACGCCCTCGCCCACTACCGGCTGATCCGCCGGCGGCTCGCCGACGAACTCGGCAGCGACCCGGGGGCGGCCCTGGCCCGCGTACACCGGCAGCTCCTGCGCGGCGACCGCGAGCAGCCCGCCCCCGCACCCGCGCCCCGCCGCATCCCCGCGCAGCTGCCACTGGACGTCAACGGCTTCAGCGGGCGCCAGGACCTGCTCCACCGCCTCGACCGGCTGCGCGCCGAAGCCGACGCCCACCCCACCGCCATGTACGTGGCGACGCTGTCCGGCAACGCGGGCGTGGGCAAGACCACGCTGGCCGTGCACTGGGCGCACCGCGTCCTGGCCCACTTCCCCGACGGGCAGCTCTACGCCAACCTGCGCGGATACGACCCGACCCACAGCCCCACCCCCGCCGGGGAGGCGGTGCAGCGCTTCCTCGAAGCACTGGACGTGCCCGCCGCCCGCATCCCCGCCGACCACGACGCGCAGGTCAGCCTGTACCGCAGCCTGCTGGCCGAGCGGCGCGTGCTCGTCGTGCTCGACAACGCCCGCGACGCCGACCAGGTCCGGCCCCTGCTGCCCGGCTCGCCGACCTGCATGGCGATCGTGACCAGCCGGGACGAGCTGCCCGGCCTGATCGTCTCGGAGGGCGCCTATCCCCTGCGGGTCGCACCGCTCACCGCCGCCGACGCCGAACTGCTGCTCGCCGCCCGCCTCGGCCCCGGCCGGCTGCGGGCCGACCAGGCCGGCGTCCAGGAGATCGTGGCCCGCTGCGGCGGGCTCCCGCTCGCGCTGGCGATCGTCGCCGCCCGCGCCGCCACCCACCCCGACTTCGACCTGTCGGTCTTCGCCGCGCAGCTGCGCGACGACGGGCCCGGCCTGACCGGCTGGTCCGCCGACGACACCGCCGTCGACATCCGCAGCGTCTTCTGGCTGTCCTACCATCGCCTCAGCCCCGCCGCCGCCCGGCTGTTCCGGCTGCTGGGCCGCCGTCCCTGGCACGACCTCACCGCCCCGGCCGCGGCCAACCTGGCCGACCTGCCGCTCGGCCGGATCCGCCCGCTGCTGGCCGAACTGGCGCAGGCCAGCATGATCAGCCAGCACAAGCCGGGCCGCTACACCATCCACGACCTGATGCGCCGGTACGCCGCGGAGCTGGCCGCCGCCGAGGACACCGCCGCGGACGGCGCCGCCGCCGACCGGCGCCTGCTCGACTACCACCGCTACACCGCCACCCGGGCCGACAGCCAGCTGACCAGGCACGTACGCCCGACCGCCGCGACCGTGCCGCCCGCGCCCGTGACCGTGCCCGAGCCGACCGGCCACGAACAGGCCGTCGCCTGGCTGCGCGCCGAGCGCGCCAACCTGCTGGCCGCGCTCGCGCACGCCGCCGACACCGGCGACGACGCCCGCTACGTCGGCATCGCCGCCGGCCTGGCCTACCTCCTGCACAGCGACGGCCCCTGGGACCAGGCCGTCGACGTGCACACCGCGGCCGTGGCCGCCGCCACCCGGCTCGGCGACGGCGTCGCGCAGGCGGCGGCGCTGCTCGACCTCGCCGTGATCCGCTACCTGACCGGCGACTACGCCACTGCCACCGCGCTGCTGGAGCGGGCGCTGCGGCAGTGTCTGACCGGCGGCGACCGGCTCGGCGAAGCCAACGTCCGGTCCTACCTCGGCATGGTCCGGCAGCTCACCGGCGACTTCCCCGAAGCGGCCCAGGCCGCCGCCGACGCCCTGCGGATCTACCGTGACCTGCGCGACTCGCTCGGTGAGGCGGGCGCGTACACCAACCAGGGCGTGGTGCAGTACCTCGTCGACGACTACGCCGCCGCCGACCGGTCCCTGACCGAAGCCCTCGGGCGCTACCGGGTGCTCGGCCACCGCCTCGGGGAAGCCCACGCGCTGCTCAACCTCGGCAACGTACGCCAGCTCAGCGGCGACTACCCGGGTGCGGCCCAGGTGCTGGAACAGGCCCTCGGCCGGTACCGCGAGCTGAGCAGCCTGCTCGGCGAGGCGAACGCCCTGACCTACCTGGCCGAGCTGCACCGCATGACCGGCGAGCACGACGCCGCCGTCCACGCCGCGCGACAGGCCCTGTCGGTCTTCCGCGAACTCGGCAACCGGCTGGGCACCGCCAACGTGCTCACCTGCCTCGGCGACGTGCACCGCCAGGCGGGCGACCCGAACGCCGCCCTGACCGCGCTGCGCGAAGCGCTGGGCATCTACCGGGACATGGGCGACCGCTACGGCGAGGCCACCAGCCTGGCCTGCCTCGGCCGCGCCTGGTCCGGCCTCGGCACGTTCGCCGAGGCGCAGCCCGCCCTGGACCAGGCCCTGGCAACGTTCCAGGATCTGGGCGACCGGCTCGGCGAGGCCGAGGTGCGCAACAGCCTCGGCGAGCTGCACCGCGCCGCCGGGCGGCCGCGGCAGGGCCGGGAACAGCATGAACTGGCGCTGCGGCCGGCCGCCGAGGTCGACAGCCGCGTCGAGCGGGCCCGTGGCCAGGAGGGTGCGGGCCGGTGCGCGCTCGACCTCGGCGACGCCGGGGCGGCCCGCGAGCATCTGCGCGCCGCGCTGGCGCTGTACGCCGAACTAGGGTCGCGCGACGCCTCCCGCATCGCCGCCGAACTGGCGCAGCTCGCCCCGGCGTGA
- a CDS encoding endo-1,4-beta-xylanase, whose protein sequence is MNVRRWFTVGAVALVAAGALNAMPATAGHIPDPADQSLRTLGMRHDLYIGTAVDMAALDDPADPQYREKVASEFSTVTAENVMKWESLEPTRGTYDWAAADQLIAFAKQNKQLVRGHVLVWHNQLPSWLTAGVADGTISDADLRGILKNHITNVVRHFKGKIWQWDVVNEAVSDPWDNPPTLHYKGFWAEHLGEGYVADAFRWARAADPKALLFYNDYNIEAFGSGDPANDKTQFVYDMVKGLRDAGVPIDGVGSQGHLGTQYGNYDTFQVADALKRFTDLGLATAFTEVDVRSQLTDKVQAGDSNEVNPRLQASASNFSVLLQACLANRHCLSFTVWGFTDRHSWVPTWFKDPPEGLATLYDENYQPKRAYQIVKADLVFAGAPYVLPRIAQKPRR, encoded by the coding sequence ATGAACGTCAGACGGTGGTTCACCGTCGGCGCCGTCGCCCTCGTGGCAGCCGGTGCTCTCAACGCCATGCCCGCCACGGCCGGCCACATCCCGGACCCGGCCGACCAGAGCCTGCGTACCCTCGGTATGCGGCACGACCTGTACATCGGCACCGCCGTCGACATGGCGGCCCTCGACGACCCGGCCGACCCGCAGTACCGGGAGAAGGTCGCCTCGGAGTTCTCCACGGTCACCGCGGAGAACGTGATGAAGTGGGAGAGCCTGGAGCCCACCCGAGGCACGTACGACTGGGCGGCGGCCGACCAGCTGATCGCCTTCGCGAAGCAGAACAAGCAGCTGGTGCGCGGCCACGTGCTCGTGTGGCACAACCAGCTGCCGAGCTGGCTCACCGCCGGGGTCGCCGACGGCACGATCAGCGACGCCGACCTGCGAGGCATCCTGAAGAACCACATCACGAACGTGGTGCGGCACTTCAAGGGCAAGATCTGGCAGTGGGACGTGGTCAACGAGGCCGTCAGCGACCCGTGGGACAACCCGCCGACCCTGCACTACAAGGGGTTCTGGGCCGAGCACCTGGGCGAGGGCTACGTCGCCGACGCGTTCCGCTGGGCGCGGGCGGCCGACCCGAAGGCGCTGCTGTTCTACAACGACTACAACATCGAGGCGTTCGGTTCGGGCGACCCGGCCAACGACAAGACCCAGTTCGTGTACGACATGGTCAAGGGCCTGCGTGACGCGGGCGTGCCGATCGACGGCGTGGGCAGCCAGGGCCACCTGGGCACCCAGTACGGCAACTACGACACGTTCCAGGTGGCCGACGCGCTCAAGCGCTTCACCGACCTGGGGCTGGCGACGGCGTTCACCGAGGTGGACGTGCGCAGCCAGTTGACGGACAAGGTGCAGGCGGGCGACTCCAACGAGGTCAACCCGCGGCTCCAGGCGTCGGCGTCGAACTTCAGCGTGCTGCTCCAGGCGTGCCTGGCCAACCGGCACTGCCTGTCGTTCACGGTGTGGGGCTTCACCGACAGGCACTCGTGGGTGCCGACGTGGTTCAAGGACCCGCCGGAGGGCCTGGCCACGCTGTACGACGAGAACTACCAGCCCAAGCGGGCATACCAGATCGTGAAGGCGGACCTGGTGTTCGCCGGTGCGCCGTACGTGCTGCCGCGCATCGCGCAGAAGCCCCGGCGCTGA
- a CDS encoding glycoside hydrolase family 43 protein, giving the protein MSTDFADVVTAARSIRNPVLPGFHPDPSILRVGDDYYLATSTFEWYPGVRVHHSRDLVHWRPLGGIIDQKRLLDLRGSGDSNGVWAPDLSWHDGVFYLVYSDVASFASGFWDPQNYLTTATSIDGPWSDPVKLHSHGFDASLFHDPDGTTWLLAMSADWRPGRDRFAGIEIQRYDRTRKRLVGNAQTIYTGTAAGLTEGPHLYHHDGWYYLLTAEGGTSWQHQATIARSRTLHGPYLADPRGPLLTSHGRPDLALQKAGHGSLVQTQTGDWYLAHLVGRPYTPLGNCVLGRETAIQKVDWPTGGWPSIPGGIPADEVPAPDLPIHEWPPEPATDHFDAATLGPAWSTLRRPATPDWVDLTSRPSHLRIHGGQSPVGRQAPSLVARRVGSVHCSLETVIEFDPADHRHLAGITAYYNTANWHHAYLTRNDDGRRTLELLTSNHGRLTTHPQLTVDATSADRVGLRATFDGPAVYFAYNLGHGWHDIPHQFDATILSDEHAATVIDGEPAAWGFTGAFLGLWVQDLGADGIHADYDHATYQEH; this is encoded by the coding sequence ATGTCGACCGACTTCGCAGACGTGGTGACGGCCGCGCGGTCCATTCGCAACCCGGTCCTGCCCGGGTTCCACCCGGACCCGTCGATCCTGCGCGTGGGCGACGACTACTACCTGGCCACCTCGACGTTCGAGTGGTATCCCGGCGTACGCGTGCACCACTCCCGCGACCTGGTCCACTGGCGCCCCCTGGGCGGCATCATCGACCAGAAGCGGCTACTGGACCTGCGCGGCAGCGGCGACTCCAACGGCGTCTGGGCACCAGACCTGTCCTGGCACGACGGCGTGTTCTACCTCGTCTACAGCGACGTCGCCAGCTTCGCCTCCGGCTTCTGGGACCCCCAGAACTACCTCACCACCGCCACCAGCATCGACGGCCCGTGGTCGGACCCGGTCAAGCTCCACTCCCACGGCTTCGACGCGTCCCTGTTCCACGACCCCGACGGCACCACCTGGCTCCTGGCCATGTCCGCCGACTGGCGCCCGGGCCGCGACCGATTCGCCGGCATCGAAATCCAGCGGTACGACCGCACCCGCAAACGCCTGGTCGGCAACGCGCAGACGATCTACACCGGCACGGCGGCCGGCCTGACCGAAGGCCCCCACCTCTACCATCACGACGGCTGGTACTACCTGCTCACCGCCGAAGGCGGCACCAGCTGGCAGCACCAGGCGACCATCGCCCGCTCCCGCACCCTCCACGGGCCCTACCTCGCCGATCCGCGCGGTCCTCTGCTCACCTCGCACGGCCGCCCCGACCTGGCCCTGCAGAAAGCCGGACACGGCAGCCTCGTCCAGACCCAGACCGGTGACTGGTACCTCGCCCACCTCGTCGGGCGCCCCTACACCCCGCTGGGCAACTGCGTCCTCGGCCGCGAGACCGCCATCCAGAAGGTCGACTGGCCCACCGGCGGCTGGCCGTCGATCCCCGGCGGCATCCCCGCCGACGAAGTCCCCGCCCCCGACCTGCCCATCCACGAGTGGCCGCCGGAGCCCGCCACCGATCACTTCGACGCCGCGACCCTCGGCCCCGCCTGGTCCACGCTGCGACGGCCGGCCACCCCCGACTGGGTCGACCTCACCAGCCGCCCCTCCCACCTGCGCATCCACGGCGGCCAGTCACCCGTCGGCAGACAGGCCCCCAGCCTGGTCGCGCGTCGGGTCGGCTCGGTCCACTGCTCACTGGAAACCGTGATCGAGTTCGACCCCGCCGACCACCGCCACCTCGCCGGCATCACCGCCTACTACAACACCGCCAACTGGCATCACGCCTACCTCACCCGCAACGACGACGGCCGACGCACCCTCGAACTCCTCACCAGCAACCACGGCCGCCTCACCACCCATCCGCAGCTGACCGTCGACGCCACCAGCGCCGACCGGGTCGGGCTGCGCGCCACGTTCGACGGCCCCGCCGTCTACTTCGCCTACAACCTCGGCCACGGCTGGCACGACATTCCGCACCAGTTCGATGCCACCATCCTGTCCGACGAGCACGCCGCCACCGTCATCGACGGCGAACCCGCCGCCTGGGGCTTCACCGGCGCCTTCCTCGGCCTCTGGGTCCAAGACCTCGGCGCCGACGGCATCCACGCCGACTACGACCACGCCACCTACCAAGAGCACTGA